A segment of the Candidatus Poribacteria bacterium genome:
ACCGAAAAAGGAGTTGACGGAGCGTGAAAAATATGAAATCGATCAGTTCATCATGCGGGGTGGGCGGGCGCTTTTTCTAATCGATCCGATCGTTATCCAATACGAAGGACTGAGCGTGAGTCCGCTTAAAACGGGGTTGAACGATCTGTTGGAACACTACGGTGTTAGACTCAATGATAACCTTGTGCTTGATGTTTCCATGGGGCAACTCACCTATTCGCAGGGGTTCATGACGGTAACAACAGGCTACGCGTATTTCATCAAGGTGCTGAAGGAGTACCAATACCGCACAGGGGAGACCTCAGACGGGTTATCGAAGGACAGTATTATTACGAGCCAGTTGGAGAGCTTGACATTGCCTTGGGCGAGTTCGCTTGAACTGCTTCCGCAAGAGAACGCATCTGTCGAAGCAATCGCACTCGCCAAAACTAGTAGAGGAGGTTGGACGGCGCAAAGTCCTTACAACATCAGTCCGACGAATCGCCAATTCCAACCGCCGGCTTCCATGCAGCAGGCGCATACCGTCGCGGTGTCGCTCTCAGGAACGTTCAAGAGTTTTTATGCGGGTAAAGATATCCCACTCGTCGAATCTAGCGAATCCGAAGAAGGGGTGACGGCTAAACCGGCGGAAGAAGATCGAACAACAAAGACCGACGGTGAAGCGACCCAGATCGTTGTGGTTGGAAACTCCCAATTTTTACAACAGGGTCAACGGGACGCTCGACTCTTTTTCCTGAATACGATAGACTGGCTTACGCTCGGTGAAGAACTGATTAACATAAGATCTCACGGTGCCACAAACCGTCCATTGAAAGAGATCTCCGAGAACGAGAAATTCTTCCTTAAGTTTATAAGCATTGCCGGTGTGCCGCTCCTTGTCGTGGCCTTTGGGCTAGTTCGGTTTTTCTTGAGAAGGAGGGCGAAACGTATGGTTGAAGCGTATGGATCGGTGTCATAAAGTCCTGCTTCATCGTCAATTCAGGTGAGATTATGAAAATAAAACAACTTTTAGTTTTAATTGGTGTGTTTGTCGTTTTAGGTTTACTGGTCCTGATATTCGAGAATCCCTTCGGCAAAAGTGAGAAGCAGAAAAAGGTTGAGGGGGCGCAACTCTTGTTTCCATTCTTTAACAAGGAAAGCGTGGCGAAAATCGAAATCATCAGCCCATTTGGGTTGACAACTACGATCCTTGCCAAGCAGAATGATCAGTGGCTTGTGGAGACGATGGATAACTATCCTGCGGATCAGACAGCTGTTAAGGAGTTGCTCGATCAGGTTGCCGAGATGAAAACGATTGAACGCGCTTCGTCAAACCCGGAGAAGCAAGCTGTTTTTCAAGTCGACAGCTCCGGCGTTGAAGCTAAACTCACTGACGCAAGTGGGAACCTTCTAGCGCACCTGTTTGCTGGGAAGACAACTCCAGGAATCTTTGACAGCTATGTTCGCGCTGCAGATTCCAACGATGTCTACATCGTTAAGGGCAATCTCAAACTTACCTTGGATAAAGGCTATCGCTCGTGGCGAGATCGGTCGATTTTTTCTTTTCTTAAGGAGGACGTGACCCACTTGAGAATCAGATCGGAGGAGGAAGATATTGAGCTTCAGGTTGATGCTGCAGGCACGTGGCAGATGCTTAAACCGATCGTCTCTGCTGCCGATGGAACGGAGGTCGAGGCAATCACGGATCTGATGAGTTCGTTGGATACCGACGATTTTGCCGAATCGAAAGAACTTTCGGAGTATGGACTTGACGTGCCGAAGATGTCAGTCACTGCTACGCTCAAGGATGGGGCAGTGAAAACGCTTCTGATTGGGATAGAGGAGAGTGGTTCGTACTACGTGAAGCGCGAGGATGAAACGCAAATCTTTGAGCTGAACAAAAGGCATGTGGACACGCTAATCAAGAAGTCAATGGATCTGAAATCTGCAGCTCCTGTCTCAGAATCTGGCAGCGAAGGTGCTTCTGTAACGATAGATGGCGGAGGAGGGGAGTAAATTCTTATATATTCTTAACGCAAGTTGCTAGGATGTGTTGACACTATACTGAAGTTATATACCTGTCGCTCCTCTGGGGCTGTGTTGGTGCATTAGTTCGTTGGCGGCTGACTTACGGTGTCTGGGCAGAAAGTCCGTAGGTCGAGGTTCATCTCGCTAGGTATTGTCGATTTTGGAAAATCGACCTACAGCAGGGCAGGCACAAGGGGTGCCCCTACATTGAGTCGTTCCTGTAGGGGTTGGGTTTCCCAACCCGTTGGGCAAGGAGACCTCGCCCCTACGATAGGGACTTATCGTTGAATTATGGACATTCCTCACATAAATGTCAACACACCCTAGCAACTGAGATTAACCTGACAAATCTACAGCAGCATTATGACCTCTTCTTGCGCGGGGAGGGTTGTTACAACCACGCCTTCGGGTGTGAGATCCGCTATAAAGACATCAATCTCGGTCCTAACGCCGAACTTGGG
Coding sequences within it:
- a CDS encoding GldG family protein, with translation MAAKTLKYGGNTLAFILVVFGIVALVNFLSSRRFIRADLTEDKRYTISQSTKTVLRRLDDIVTIDAYFSRQPSRVAQIRQSVRDMLEEYRAFSKNLQINFIDPAAEDESEKQKLRFMGIPEVQVNVIEKDKAEVANVYMGIAILYEDKKEILPVVQTTANLEYDLTSAILKVTSEEVKTVGFLSGHDEMDVFDQAFGPLRQELSKQYDVRKVPIDAGKAIDSDVATLIIAGPKKELTEREKYEIDQFIMRGGRALFLIDPIVIQYEGLSVSPLKTGLNDLLEHYGVRLNDNLVLDVSMGQLTYSQGFMTVTTGYAYFIKVLKEYQYRTGETSDGLSKDSIITSQLESLTLPWASSLELLPQENASVEAIALAKTSRGGWTAQSPYNISPTNRQFQPPASMQQAHTVAVSLSGTFKSFYAGKDIPLVESSESEEGVTAKPAEEDRTTKTDGEATQIVVVGNSQFLQQGQRDARLFFLNTIDWLTLGEELINIRSHGATNRPLKEISENEKFFLKFISIAGVPLLVVAFGLVRFFLRRRAKRMVEAYGSVS
- a CDS encoding DUF4340 domain-containing protein, translated to MKIKQLLVLIGVFVVLGLLVLIFENPFGKSEKQKKVEGAQLLFPFFNKESVAKIEIISPFGLTTTILAKQNDQWLVETMDNYPADQTAVKELLDQVAEMKTIERASSNPEKQAVFQVDSSGVEAKLTDASGNLLAHLFAGKTTPGIFDSYVRAADSNDVYIVKGNLKLTLDKGYRSWRDRSIFSFLKEDVTHLRIRSEEEDIELQVDAAGTWQMLKPIVSAADGTEVEAITDLMSSLDTDDFAESKELSEYGLDVPKMSVTATLKDGAVKTLLIGIEESGSYYVKREDETQIFELNKRHVDTLIKKSMDLKSAAPVSESGSEGASVTIDGGGGE